Proteins encoded together in one Lysinibacillus sp. FSL K6-0232 window:
- a CDS encoding PadR family transcriptional regulator: protein MTQEHPPLTEGVYYILLALYKARHGYGIMQFVEEISNGRVRLGAGTIYGAIKTLQDRGWIEALGGDGRKKEYLITEAGKTVVEYEILRLRELFDNGIRITKGAE from the coding sequence ATGACACAGGAGCATCCGCCATTAACAGAGGGCGTTTATTATATTTTATTAGCTTTGTATAAGGCAAGGCATGGCTATGGCATTATGCAATTTGTGGAGGAAATTAGCAATGGTCGTGTCCGCTTGGGCGCAGGGACCATTTATGGCGCGATTAAAACCTTACAGGACCGAGGCTGGATTGAGGCGCTTGGTGGAGATGGCAGAAAGAAGGAGTATTTGATTACTGAAGCTGGCAAAACAGTGGTGGAATATGAAATTTTACGATTAAGGGAACTTTTTGATAATGGTATCCGTATAACGAAGGGAGCAGAATAA
- a CDS encoding ABC transporter ATP-binding protein, producing MTLQLQHVTKKYKDFTAVNDLNFTIEKGEIFGLIGQNGAGKTTTFRMILDLQETTAGTITWDDKPVNAINRDILGYLPEERGIFPTMKVEEQLYFFGELRGMKRAELKKDIDFWIQRFELEEKRKDKAETLSKGNQQKVQLIASFIHKPQFLILDEPFSGLDPVNKDLLKDAILLLKKQGTTILFSSHQMDNVEELCDHLCLLKRGVSLFSGSLLDLKKQYGKTKLAVRTDWSTTQLLALEGVKDVRVEKEQIVLMLEDERYAQSIFEQLSNGKYIEKFSLDYLSLDEIFKDKVGGQIVEV from the coding sequence ATGACATTACAGCTACAGCATGTCACAAAGAAGTACAAGGATTTTACGGCTGTCAATGATTTGAATTTTACCATTGAAAAGGGTGAAATTTTTGGGCTAATTGGGCAAAATGGAGCGGGAAAAACAACGACATTTCGTATGATTTTAGATTTACAGGAAACAACGGCTGGCACAATTACTTGGGATGATAAGCCCGTAAATGCTATTAATCGTGATATTCTTGGCTATTTACCTGAGGAGCGCGGCATTTTTCCAACGATGAAGGTGGAGGAGCAGCTCTACTTTTTTGGCGAGCTACGTGGCATGAAAAGAGCAGAGCTAAAAAAGGATATTGATTTTTGGATTCAGCGCTTTGAGCTGGAGGAAAAACGCAAAGATAAGGCTGAAACGCTGTCAAAGGGCAATCAGCAAAAGGTTCAGCTGATTGCAAGCTTTATTCATAAGCCACAGTTTTTAATTTTGGATGAGCCGTTTAGTGGCTTAGACCCTGTCAATAAAGATTTATTAAAGGATGCTATTTTACTATTAAAGAAGCAGGGCACAACGATTTTATTTTCCAGTCACCAAATGGATAATGTGGAGGAGCTTTGTGATCATTTATGTCTTTTAAAGCGAGGTGTTTCCTTATTTTCTGGTAGCTTACTAGATTTAAAGAAACAATACGGCAAAACAAAGCTGGCGGTGCGGACAGATTGGTCGACAACGCAATTATTGGCGCTTGAAGGCGTGAAGGATGTGCGCGTGGAAAAGGAGCAAATTGTGTTAATGTTAGAGGACGAGCGCTATGCCCAAAGCATTTTTGAGCAGCTTTCCAATGGCAAGTACATTGAAAAGTTTAGTTTAGATTATTTATCATTGGATGAAATCTTTAAAGACAAGGTAGGTGGTCAGATTGTCGAAGTTTAA
- a CDS encoding endonuclease MutS2 codes for MNNTTLEKLQYHELKDIVKSYCVSGLGKQLLDKLMPSSSLAVVKNRLNETTEARAILDAEGHVPFLGVSNIEHIMTKLEKGMILDPSELVSMSDFLRGCRNIKKFMLDKAFFAPVLSTYAHSMAELTSVEEEINFAIKANRVDSAASRELKRIRHHMETTEEKIKERLTKFLNNSANKPYIQEFFISQKDDRYTIPIKATYKNHVQGTVVEISSKGATVFMEPSVVAKLNVELATLKAEEAVEEYQILATLSGLLMEHLKAIHINMELISQYDMVFAKAKFSRQIGGMEPRLNDYGYINIVNGKHPLLPGNAVPLQFTIGENYRSLIITGPNAGGKTVVLKTIGLLALATMSGFHIAADEGTEMAVFDHIFVDIGDNQSIENALSTFSSHMKNLSDIMRAANNHTLLLFDEIGSGTEPNEGAALAIAILEEFYQMGCITVATTHYGEIKRFSEMHPDFMNAAMRFHAETLEPLYQLIIGTSGESNALWISKKMNVREAVLQRAKDYINNKEYQLTLVHDSKIRKPKAEKQSVTVTYTFAKGDRVKLLDYDDVGLVYEEMNPYNNVSVFYQGQLLEVNVKRLALELPATELYPEGYDLETLFIDYRERKLQHDIERGSKKALRKIHQQIKNDRQP; via the coding sequence ATGAATAATACTACACTTGAAAAATTACAATATCATGAATTAAAGGACATCGTTAAATCCTACTGTGTCAGCGGATTAGGAAAACAGCTTTTAGATAAATTAATGCCAAGCTCAAGCTTAGCAGTGGTAAAAAATCGGTTGAATGAAACAACAGAAGCTCGTGCCATATTGGATGCAGAGGGGCATGTTCCGTTTTTAGGGGTATCAAATATTGAGCATATTATGACGAAGCTTGAAAAGGGCATGATACTAGACCCAAGTGAGCTAGTTAGCATGTCAGACTTTTTACGAGGCTGCCGCAACATCAAAAAATTTATGCTGGATAAGGCATTTTTTGCGCCTGTTCTTTCCACTTACGCTCATTCTATGGCTGAATTGACAAGCGTGGAGGAGGAGATTAATTTTGCGATCAAAGCCAATCGTGTAGATTCGGCTGCTAGTCGTGAATTAAAACGTATTCGTCATCATATGGAAACGACAGAGGAAAAAATAAAAGAACGCTTAACGAAATTTTTAAATAACAGTGCCAATAAACCGTATATTCAGGAATTTTTTATTAGTCAAAAGGATGATCGCTATACGATTCCGATTAAGGCGACCTATAAAAATCATGTACAGGGAACGGTCGTTGAAATTTCCTCAAAAGGGGCAACCGTTTTTATGGAGCCAAGTGTTGTCGCTAAATTAAATGTAGAATTAGCTACCTTGAAGGCTGAGGAAGCGGTGGAGGAATATCAGATTTTAGCGACTTTATCAGGTCTTTTAATGGAGCATCTGAAAGCTATCCATATTAACATGGAGTTGATCAGTCAATACGATATGGTTTTTGCCAAAGCGAAGTTCAGTAGACAAATTGGTGGCATGGAGCCGCGTTTAAATGATTATGGCTATATCAACATAGTGAATGGCAAGCATCCATTATTACCGGGAAATGCTGTGCCCCTTCAGTTTACTATTGGTGAAAACTACCGTAGCTTAATTATTACAGGGCCGAATGCTGGTGGGAAAACGGTCGTATTAAAAACAATTGGCTTACTAGCATTAGCTACGATGTCAGGCTTTCATATCGCGGCGGATGAAGGAACGGAAATGGCTGTATTCGACCATATCTTTGTAGATATTGGCGACAATCAAAGTATAGAGAATGCACTTAGTACGTTTTCTTCTCATATGAAAAATCTTTCTGATATTATGAGAGCTGCTAATAATCATACACTCTTACTGTTTGATGAAATTGGCAGTGGAACAGAGCCGAATGAAGGGGCAGCACTGGCAATTGCGATACTAGAGGAATTTTATCAGATGGGCTGTATAACCGTTGCAACAACACATTATGGCGAAATTAAACGATTTTCAGAAATGCATCCTGATTTTATGAATGCGGCAATGCGCTTCCATGCTGAAACACTAGAGCCGTTGTATCAATTAATAATCGGCACGTCTGGAGAAAGCAATGCCCTATGGATTTCTAAAAAAATGAATGTCCGCGAAGCTGTTTTACAAAGAGCAAAGGATTATATCAATAATAAAGAATATCAGCTGACGCTCGTTCATGACAGTAAAATTCGTAAGCCTAAGGCAGAGAAACAAAGCGTGACGGTGACATATACATTTGCCAAAGGGGATCGTGTGAAATTATTGGACTATGATGATGTGGGATTGGTATATGAAGAAATGAATCCGTACAATAATGTCAGCGTATTCTATCAGGGGCAACTACTTGAGGTGAATGTGAAGCGGCTTGCCTTAGAATTACCTGCAACGGAGCTATACCCTGAAGGCTATGATCTAGAAACATTATTTATAGACTATCGAGAGCGTAAGCTTCAGCATGATATCGAACGAGGCTCGAAAAAGGCGTTACGCAAAATCCATCAACAAATAAAGAACGATCGTCAGCCGTAA
- a CDS encoding ABC transporter permease, translated as MMQLYKSKFKSKSFILMTCLYVVLMSVAIFWSDIKALFTGDDEAQQIAIVNDTSADLSGIFVSNGDMAFTQDEQDVAALEEQVKDGKLDAIVTIQDEGGQLHAEIATFTPLKLNDQTTLSSLLQYAGQHYAVQQLSLSSEQAAQIMAAQTTISTKNLNEASAGGKSEEEKQSGLWVSYGIGILIYFFISTFLSMITTEIASEKGSRAMEMLLASVKPATHFKAKIAGVLLLAMTQMGIIAIAFLLYAKFAKNGVIWDTAATIIQELSISYVMYAIVFLLLTIVLYLIVGALFGSLVSKVEEAGQVLMPAMMVTLIGFYVMLSGIGNPDTLLIKIFSYIPFTSGMVMPMRIGATDIGGMVPLLSLGILIATIVVVYLFSLSFYKRSVLTYSTGGVIQKIKTVLKVTT; from the coding sequence ATGATGCAGTTATATAAATCAAAATTTAAATCAAAATCCTTTATTTTGATGACATGCTTATATGTAGTATTAATGTCTGTGGCTATATTTTGGTCGGATATTAAGGCACTTTTTACAGGGGATGATGAAGCCCAGCAAATTGCTATTGTCAACGACACCTCTGCGGATTTAAGTGGTATTTTTGTATCCAATGGTGATATGGCTTTTACGCAGGATGAACAGGATGTTGCAGCGCTTGAGGAACAGGTGAAGGACGGCAAGCTAGACGCCATTGTGACGATTCAGGATGAAGGTGGTCAGCTCCATGCAGAAATCGCGACATTTACACCATTAAAATTAAATGATCAGACAACATTGTCATCGTTATTACAGTATGCTGGTCAACATTATGCTGTTCAGCAGCTTTCTCTTTCATCTGAGCAAGCAGCACAAATTATGGCTGCTCAAACAACGATTTCTACGAAAAATTTAAATGAGGCATCAGCAGGTGGGAAAAGTGAGGAAGAAAAGCAGTCGGGGCTATGGGTATCGTATGGTATTGGGATTTTAATTTATTTCTTTATTTCCACATTCCTTTCCATGATTACAACTGAAATTGCCTCTGAAAAAGGCTCTCGTGCTATGGAAATGCTGTTAGCAAGCGTCAAGCCAGCCACCCATTTTAAAGCAAAAATTGCAGGTGTACTATTATTAGCCATGACACAAATGGGGATTATTGCTATCGCCTTTTTACTATATGCAAAATTTGCGAAGAATGGCGTCATTTGGGATACAGCCGCTACCATTATTCAAGAGCTCTCAATTAGCTATGTGATGTATGCTATTGTGTTCTTGCTATTGACTATTGTCCTTTATTTAATTGTTGGTGCACTGTTTGGCTCACTTGTATCAAAGGTAGAGGAAGCGGGGCAAGTATTAATGCCTGCCATGATGGTGACATTAATCGGCTTTTATGTCATGCTATCAGGTATCGGCAATCCAGATACACTATTAATTAAAATCTTCTCGTATATCCCCTTTACATCTGGGATGGTCATGCCAATGCGTATAGGTGCTACAGATATTGGGGGCATGGTACCACTACTATCATTAGGTATTTTAATCGCAACAATTGTTGTGGTGTATCTATTTAGCTTATCCTTCTATAAACGCAGTGTGCTAACCTATAGCACGGGTGGCGTGATTCAAAAAATTAAAACAGTCTTAAAAGTGACAACATAA
- the rarD gene encoding EamA family transporter RarD — MSNGKKGVLAAFLAYMIWGVFPLYWKLLEHVPSMEILLSRVIWSFVFTVLAVSIFRMRKELLADLKYLWSHQKHFWQLAGASFVISMNWYLYIWAVTHDHVIETSLGYYINPLLSVIFGVIFFKESLSHVQWIATAIAFIGVLILTINYGSMPWVALLIAVSFAIYGVLKKKITLDATRGLAIETLLILPFALGYYAYLFTTQQASFLHIDVKTDMLMIVSGIVTAVPLVLFAKGAQNIPLYLLGFIQYMTPTIVLILGVMLYKEPFSQVELLAFSIIWVALLLFSGSKIIETRKAHHKSVS; from the coding sequence ATGTCAAATGGGAAAAAGGGAGTTTTGGCAGCATTTTTAGCCTATATGATTTGGGGAGTTTTCCCGCTGTACTGGAAGCTATTAGAGCATGTGCCAAGCATGGAGATTTTATTATCTCGCGTGATTTGGTCCTTTGTTTTTACGGTGCTTGCGGTGAGCATATTTCGCATGCGTAAGGAGCTGCTGGCAGATTTAAAGTATTTATGGTCACATCAAAAGCATTTTTGGCAGCTTGCGGGTGCGTCCTTTGTTATTTCAATGAACTGGTATTTATATATTTGGGCTGTGACACATGATCATGTGATTGAAACAAGCTTAGGCTATTATATTAATCCACTGTTGTCTGTGATTTTTGGTGTTATTTTCTTTAAGGAATCGTTAAGCCATGTCCAATGGATTGCTACGGCAATAGCCTTTATTGGGGTGCTAATTTTAACGATCAATTACGGCTCTATGCCTTGGGTAGCACTATTAATTGCTGTATCGTTCGCTATTTATGGCGTGCTAAAAAAGAAAATTACGCTTGATGCGACAAGAGGCTTAGCCATTGAAACATTATTGATTTTGCCATTTGCCTTAGGTTATTATGCGTATTTATTTACAACACAGCAAGCTTCATTTTTACATATTGATGTTAAAACAGATATGTTGATGATTGTAAGTGGTATCGTTACAGCAGTTCCTTTAGTTTTATTTGCTAAAGGCGCACAAAATATTCCATTATATTTATTAGGCTTTATTCAATATATGACACCAACGATTGTATTAATTTTAGGCGTGATGCTGTACAAGGAGCCATTTAGTCAGGTAGAGCTTCTGGCTTTTAGCATTATTTGGGTAGCCTTACTACTATTCTCAGGCTCCAAAATTATAGAAACAAGAAAAGCCCATCATAAATCCGTTTCATAA
- a CDS encoding helix-turn-helix domain-containing protein, with translation MDSLGTRIRKLRKEQKLTLEALAGDRLTKGMLSQIENDKAKPSMESLDYIAERLGVKASELLEEVTPSSIRPLLEQVEILFAEVKRGDANHQQQIVDLIKPSVEGLPLSYEAGRLLYIYAEAQYEAGLTGWEAPLLQARTIFKEINLLSHWFKTFVLEITILAKKRQYELAFSCMLRAKDTIEQEGYQLDSRDALLMTYYTSTLQLAIGRHESGKKLINETIVNAHKNQLFYQIDDMYRIGAYCAMIDHDFEQAEYMLKKLDQYRAFAGRDEVDALIFVIRAHYYNNYVHHYEQALLEVERFNQLKHEEFNKLDPNYIYFEKGKSLYLLGRYEEARIAFEHYTKIPSFISHPYDILSLNECFSYKALCYAHFGELTTAYEIAKMAYTDSLDLVDLPYKRKIEEVYRTIKAQIDSIT, from the coding sequence GTGGACTCTTTAGGCACACGAATTCGCAAATTAAGGAAGGAACAAAAATTAACATTAGAGGCACTTGCCGGTGATCGTCTAACAAAAGGAATGCTAAGCCAAATAGAAAATGATAAGGCCAAGCCTTCCATGGAAAGCCTTGACTATATTGCTGAACGTTTGGGTGTAAAAGCTAGTGAATTGCTGGAGGAAGTAACCCCATCCTCTATTCGCCCGCTTTTAGAGCAGGTCGAAATTTTATTTGCAGAAGTAAAGCGTGGTGATGCCAATCATCAGCAGCAAATTGTCGATTTGATTAAGCCATCTGTGGAGGGGCTACCACTAAGTTATGAGGCAGGTCGCTTATTGTATATATACGCAGAGGCACAATATGAAGCAGGATTAACAGGGTGGGAGGCCCCGCTTCTGCAGGCGCGCACTATTTTTAAAGAAATTAATTTACTCAGCCATTGGTTCAAAACATTTGTCCTAGAGATAACGATTTTAGCGAAAAAGCGTCAATATGAATTAGCCTTTTCCTGTATGTTACGGGCAAAGGACACCATTGAGCAGGAGGGCTATCAGCTTGATTCACGTGATGCCTTATTAATGACCTATTATACAAGCACTCTACAGCTTGCTATTGGTAGGCATGAGTCAGGTAAAAAGTTAATTAACGAAACAATTGTCAATGCCCATAAAAACCAGCTATTCTATCAAATCGATGATATGTATCGAATTGGAGCCTATTGTGCGATGATTGACCATGACTTTGAACAAGCTGAGTATATGTTGAAGAAGCTTGATCAATACCGTGCTTTTGCTGGGCGGGATGAGGTAGATGCGTTAATCTTTGTCATACGCGCACATTATTACAATAATTATGTTCATCATTATGAGCAGGCACTTTTAGAAGTAGAGCGTTTTAATCAACTCAAACATGAGGAATTTAACAAGCTTGATCCAAACTATATTTATTTTGAAAAGGGAAAATCTTTATACTTACTCGGTCGTTATGAGGAAGCAAGGATCGCATTTGAACATTATACAAAAATACCAAGCTTTATTAGCCATCCTTATGATATTTTAAGCTTAAATGAATGCTTTTCCTATAAAGCCCTTTGCTATGCACATTTTGGTGAGCTAACAACAGCCTATGAAATTGCAAAAATGGCTTATACAGATTCACTGGATTTAGTGGATTTACCCTATAAACGAAAAATCGAGGAAGTCTATCGAACAATTAAGGCACAAATTGATTCCATAACTTAA
- a CDS encoding toxic anion resistance protein: MSNNEYQSKDPFASENPLFQQQPQPNPVIQQPQENPLMQSEPQQPPVLVSEQELSQIAQNQLRLKQDPEVHALAQKIDVKDQIAMLELGKETANGISTFSDKMLATMKASKLEESSVLLNNLNKIMDKFDPQDFSEEKKGGFLTRLFNKGKEQLERFLAKYDSMNKEVDVIYREIQKYEGEMKRNTVDLENLYDQNLNYFQSLSKFVAAIEVKIDEVRASLPALEQKAQTGDQLAAMEYETMLRAVELLEQRRYDLEMAQQVSFQSAPQIRLMQQGNNHLIAKINSAFVTTIPIFKQGLIHAVTLRRQKLISDSMKELDDRTNEMLVRNAENISRNSVNIARQAGSPSIKIETIETTWQTIMAGIQETKQIQAETVRNREEGRKRIERLQLEYEKLKKM, translated from the coding sequence ATGTCTAATAACGAATACCAATCAAAGGACCCATTCGCTTCAGAAAATCCTTTATTTCAGCAGCAACCACAACCAAATCCAGTGATCCAGCAACCACAGGAAAATCCCTTGATGCAGTCAGAGCCACAGCAGCCACCAGTGCTTGTATCAGAGCAGGAGCTGTCGCAAATTGCACAAAACCAGCTACGCTTAAAGCAAGACCCAGAGGTACATGCGCTTGCACAAAAAATTGATGTCAAAGACCAAATTGCTATGCTGGAGCTTGGGAAGGAAACCGCAAATGGTATTTCCACTTTTTCCGATAAAATGCTTGCGACGATGAAAGCGAGTAAGCTTGAAGAATCAAGTGTTTTACTGAATAACTTGAATAAAATTATGGATAAATTTGATCCCCAAGATTTTTCAGAGGAGAAAAAGGGCGGCTTTTTAACAAGGCTCTTTAATAAAGGCAAAGAGCAATTGGAGAGATTTTTAGCCAAATACGATAGCATGAACAAAGAAGTGGATGTTATTTATCGTGAAATTCAAAAATACGAAGGCGAAATGAAGCGAAATACAGTAGACCTTGAAAATTTATATGACCAAAATTTAAACTACTTCCAATCATTAAGCAAGTTTGTAGCAGCGATTGAAGTAAAAATAGATGAGGTTCGCGCATCATTGCCGGCACTTGAGCAAAAGGCACAAACTGGCGATCAGCTAGCAGCAATGGAATATGAAACAATGCTACGCGCTGTGGAATTATTAGAGCAGCGCCGCTATGATTTAGAAATGGCACAGCAGGTATCCTTCCAATCCGCTCCGCAAATTCGTTTAATGCAGCAGGGGAATAACCATTTAATTGCAAAAATTAACTCTGCCTTTGTAACGACGATTCCAATCTTTAAGCAGGGCTTGATTCATGCGGTTACATTAAGACGTCAAAAGCTTATTTCTGATTCCATGAAAGAGTTGGATGACCGTACAAATGAGATGCTTGTACGCAATGCTGAAAATATTAGTAGAAACAGCGTCAATATTGCTCGCCAAGCAGGTAGCCCAAGCATTAAAATCGAAACGATTGAAACAACATGGCAAACGATTATGGCTGGTATTCAGGAAACGAAGCAAATTCAAGCAGAAACAGTTAGAAATCGCGAAGAAGGACGTAAACGCATTGAGCGTTTGCAATTAGAGTACGAAAAACTAAAAAAAATGTAA
- a CDS encoding TetR/AcrR family transcriptional regulator, which produces MKGSIYLATKGTAERIIEAALQLVSEKGYTAATTKSIAELAGVNEVTLFRHFGNKRGLLKAIIEQFSYYPLLQQEINQNVTWELEKDLLNFSLKHFQFLMSIKDFVMIGFKESIQFPEISEEIANIPLLIKKELIHYFQEMHQRGKIREVDFEAAALSLIALNFGHFMSRARLGTIVSNIPTEELLQTSVAIFSRGLVS; this is translated from the coding sequence ATGAAAGGAAGTATATACTTGGCAACAAAGGGAACCGCAGAAAGAATCATTGAAGCAGCGTTACAATTGGTTAGTGAAAAAGGCTATACAGCTGCAACAACCAAATCCATTGCAGAATTAGCAGGTGTCAATGAGGTCACTCTTTTCCGACATTTTGGCAATAAGCGTGGTTTATTAAAAGCCATTATTGAGCAATTTTCTTATTATCCTCTTTTACAGCAGGAGATTAATCAAAATGTAACATGGGAATTAGAAAAGGATTTATTAAATTTCTCATTGAAGCATTTTCAGTTTTTAATGTCGATTAAAGATTTTGTCATGATCGGCTTTAAGGAGTCTATCCAGTTTCCTGAAATTAGTGAAGAAATTGCGAATATTCCCCTTCTTATTAAAAAGGAGCTTATTCACTACTTTCAAGAAATGCATCAGCGAGGGAAAATAAGAGAAGTTGATTTTGAAGCAGCAGCGTTATCGCTAATTGCCCTTAATTTTGGTCATTTTATGTCACGTGCACGACTTGGAACGATTGTATCTAACATTCCGACTGAAGAGCTTCTACAAACAAGTGTAGCTATTTTTTCTAGGGGACTCGTTTCCTAG
- a CDS encoding IS630 family transposase (programmed frameshift), with product MRKIVLIPEEQIPAALEELKLVMKEENNHKMFVRYQVIYMLLSGESYEKIVDYTGLSLATLFNYRKAYCEKGIAGLGRKKQPGRKRHLTAEQEARVVATIVNQTPKDAGFPVEMNWTAPLLRDWIERTFGVSFSVRGTRDLLYRLGLSYTKPTYTLEKADPLKQAVFLEKFEQAKKLIHGQIDRILFEDESMIRDYQAISNTWFLKGQQKIIPTYGRHQGVKLIGTLDYETGDVFCVQEEQYTAVEFLSFLEKVIARYPNERIVMVLDNARIHHAKLIQPFLEKYQDFFEFLFLPPYSPNLNLIEGLWKWMKTTVIHNVFYSNVGKIQRAVQGFIQMINQTPENTVNRLCLKL from the exons ATGCGTAAAATTGTCCTAATTCCTGAAGAACAAATTCCTGCTGCTTTAGAAGAATTAAAGCTTGTCATGAAAGAAGAAAACAATCATAAAATGTTCGTTCGCTACCAAGTGATTTATATGTTACTTTCCGGCGAATCGTATGAAAAAATTGTCGACTATACAGGTCTTTCTTTAGCGACGCTGTTCAATTATCGCAAAGCTTATTGTGAAAAAGGGATCGCTGGACTTGGACGTAAAAAACAACCTGGTCGAAAGCGTCATTTAACGGCTGAACAAGAAGCACGAGTCGTCGCGACAATTGTCAACCAAACGCCTAAAGATGCTGGTTTTCCCGTTGAAATGAACTGGACAGCGCCTCTTCTTCGCGATTGGATTGAGCGAACATTTGGTGTGTCTTTTTCTGTACGTGGGACACGTGATTTATTGTACCGTCTTGGTTTAAGTTATACGAAACCAACGTATACATTGGAAAAAGCAGACCCCCTCAAACAAGCAGTTTTCCTTGAAAAATTTGAACAGGCG AAAAAACTAATTCATGGTCAAATTGATCGTATTTTATTTGAAGACGAGTCAATGATCCGTGATTACCAAGCGATTTCCAACACGTGGTTTCTTAAAGGTCAACAAAAAATCATTCCAACATATGGCCGACATCAAGGGGTTAAGCTAATTGGTACATTGGATTACGAAACGGGCGATGTATTTTGCGTGCAAGAAGAACAATATACCGCTGTTGAATTCCTAAGTTTTTTAGAAAAAGTCATCGCTCGTTATCCGAATGAACGCATCGTGATGGTATTAGACAATGCGCGCATACACCATGCGAAATTGATTCAACCATTTTTAGAAAAGTATCAAGATTTCTTTGAATTTCTGTTCCTTCCGCCGTACAGTCCCAATTTAAATTTAATCGAAGGACTGTGGAAATGGATGAAGACAACGGTGATCCACAATGTCTTTTACTCAAATGTCGGAAAGATTCAACGTGCTGTCCAAGGCTTTATCCAAATGATTAATCAAACACCTGAAAATACGGTGAATAGGCTGTGCTTGAAACTCTAA
- a CDS encoding DUF2812 domain-containing protein has protein sequence MNKRVYRFFIDYEKEEQWINDMAAQGWHLKKALIGYFIFEQGQPGEYIYRNELILGKSKDYFEFLTSMHIEYVTKNGAWAYYRKKAVEGSFELLSDNHSKLNYI, from the coding sequence GTGAACAAACGGGTGTATCGCTTTTTTATTGACTATGAAAAAGAAGAGCAATGGATTAATGACATGGCTGCTCAGGGCTGGCATTTAAAAAAGGCGTTGATCGGCTATTTTATTTTTGAGCAAGGTCAGCCAGGGGAATACATCTATCGCAATGAGCTGATTTTAGGGAAATCAAAGGATTATTTTGAGTTTTTGACATCGATGCATATTGAGTATGTCACGAAAAATGGTGCATGGGCGTATTATCGAAAAAAAGCAGTAGAGGGATCGTTTGAATTACTATCAGATAATCATTCGAAATTGAACTATATATAA